From the Euwallacea fornicatus isolate EFF26 chromosome 10, ASM4011564v1, whole genome shotgun sequence genome, the window GATTATGAAGAACAATTgcctaaataacatttttaggtTATCAGAATACTTGTGGAAACCCTCATGTGTTTATTACaaagtattttatttccaagtgtatattattttattatttatctaagtacaaacaaatttaaagtttaagtgatcattgtttttgttttataatcaaaaggattaaaaatgaagtctgtatattacaagaaaatatttacaaattttatggaaatttagatttacaaaaacagaaatataAAGATTCGAAGAGACTTTTTTTCAACCCTCAAGATTTCAATAATTAGGAATTAATTtagtataaataattaatactaAATCTGTATGCATCTAGAAATACATCACTCATTGCTTGCGTGCTGGGAGCCAAAAATAACGTCCTGCTCCTTTCCGACATCTGACCGAGTCAAAATTTCGACTTGACAATAATTACTGACGATGTCTTAATTGTACTATTTtagtataataataaattagcaTAAGTACgtaaaataactaattttcCTTACAACTTCGATAAGCTGCAAGATCTAAGCACTAAAAAGGAGTTACGACTTGCATTTTGTTCATTAACAGAGAATTTAGGATTTTCATTGGATTTGTACTAACTTCGTACAGCAAAACATTAAATAGTACAACATGCCTGTTTCCCTGCAGGCCCGTTGACTTAGCTGGTCTCCATGGAAACTAAGCAGAGCCGTACAGCTGTTTCACACACACAAACGCAGTTGTCATTTTCGTGGTTCTCTGAATTCATTTCGAGTCCaaaattttagcttttttgtatattttttgagcCCTCTTCCTTGTCTTGGCGCAATCgagaaagtttttaattagtttaggGCGTGTGTAATCCTCTCTGAAGTGGATGGTTGTAGCAGCAAATAAAGCagtaagtttattattattttttgtatttaaagcTGTATTTAAAAGAGGACAAAGCGAGAGCTTAAGAAttagcataaaaaaattatatctggAGTGGAAGTGCAACGATGAGTAAAATAATGTTTGCGAAAGCAACAGGACCACATAGTGTTTCTGTTCTTAAAGATGTACAGGAAGTTTTACTTTAACTTCGCCCCTCACGCGATGAAGAAAgacgtgaaaattaaaattaaatctccTTTGTAAACATGATTAAATCATCAGTCGCACAGTACGAAATTTAAAACACCATGTACATTTTAATTCCTTTCTTGTTATCATGGTCAATGGAAAATAAAGACAGAATATAACCTCCAcgaaaatgaaacattttcgcTGTGTCTTAGTCCCCTGTTTTTTCGTTATTCGATCGTTTACCAATCACCACCTACAAACTAGTACAATCCTTATACTCAACCCTTCTAAACCCGTTCTCAAATCCCCCGTAATTCGCAATAGGCATATCCACGTTTACATTACTCACATTTGTTACCAACGAATTCCTGTTGGTGTTACTCGACTTACTAATACTCCGAATCACCCCGTTGGGTCTTTTTCCGCACGATGTGTATGGCACGGGCTTGCCTCTAATAGCCCCCCGGTTAGAGTAGGCGTGCTCCTTGCACATGCCCATGCGCcccattaaaatgaaaaagtccTTGCGGTACTGCTGCGTCAAGATAGCATAGAGGCAGGGGTTGGCACACGAATTCAGTGGGTAGACGAAGACCAGAAGGATCTTGGTTTGGGTGACGGTGATCAGGGGATAGCCTAGAAGGGCTGTGATGCCAAAGAAGGCGATAGGGGAAAGACAGGCGAAGTCGGTGAAGACTAGGAGAGCCATTTTTTTGGCCACGGTTTGGTCGTTACGTACTGAATTGGCGATGCCGGAGTTGGCTCCTGAAAATACAACTAAGTCTGTATAGagtgaataattatttatctaaGCTCAACCTTCAATGTAATTGCATGggtttaataatattattatttactgtATTTACATTATCTACATTGATAACTGGATAACTGTCAGAAGCACCTAGAGTTGGTAGTGTACTCCAAATAGTTTCGGCACCTGTCATGTTTGAAAACATGCATACGTCGAACGTATATCAAAAGCAACAGTGAATTTCGTGTTTTGGAACCCCATTTCGTCATATTTTCACTTAAAGTTGTTGAGAAAGTGCATATATTTAACAAACATTATGATATTTCAATGTTTGTTGAGGAAGAAAACGACGACATATACCTTAAAATTTACGCTAAATTTTAACTTGAAGCATTACTCATATTGAGAAGAATGTCAATATAGAATCTCGACTATAGCCAATTTAACTTAGTTTTGAttctttaaaatagaaaataaatctaaaacagacaataataattgattCTTAACGATCGTAAATGAACAAATTGCCCTCGTTGATAAAAACCAGAATTGCGAGTCATCAATACTCTATCGCCATCTATCGGAATGCGCCTTTTACTACCTCTATGAGAAATCGTTATAAAATCTTTTCATTAACATTTTCCTGGataaaatctttgaaaatgtataaattattaatatattatttcattaataagTTATTTTATCACGTACAAATGTTCACGCATTCTTTGAACCTTTgtttaaaagcttttttatttcgatcaaGCTTTACTTTATTAATACAAGTTAACAAAGGACATTTTAACATTATCTTCATTATCTCAAAGTGGAATAGATACGTgtgaaaaatatatgaaaccTCCTCTTGGGTATCATTGAATTAATGACCTTTCTCTTGAGGAAGTCGCACAGTGGTATTAcccattttttataaatgagaTTTCCAACTATAATGGCAGAGAGGGCGATTAGAGTTCTTTCACCTTGAATGAACTTTAGAAGAAatgttaatatattaaaaactatattaaattaataaatatattagagTGGCCCTTTCACATTTAATGAATCTGAATAgtatataatttcatttagaagttTGAAATTACCAAATGAAATTGGTTATTGTTCAatgctttaaataaaataggaGATGGTGGAATTTCAGAATTAACGCTAACGAAATTCGGAGCTTGCAGCATTGTATTAAGTATATGATTTTAGTTAAGGGTATTGACTCAGTTTTGAAATCATATAATCTCTGTAATAATGAGGAAATTTTCGTAAAAGCAAATTTCACAGGAAAATTATGACATATCAAAACAAGCTTTAATgcgtttttagttttttaaagctctgatctaaaaaataatatactgcAGCTAGAATAAATTGCGTTAGTGGTTGCCCAGCTCCGCTGTTTATTAGgtttcatattattatttttatgatttagtACTACATGAAAAAAGTAGtaagaaaaattcttttctgTAAGGTACAGTCATAATAATGTTCCTCAGATCCTTTTATCATCTTACCGATTTATgcttaaaaatacaatattaaatgaataagGAACTAATTACCTAGAAGTTCAGACGTGGCCTTTACAtagagaatattaaaaaataatttcaaaatcgaTAGTGCGTCGCTTCACATCATCGAGCTTAAACCTGTGAACAATCATTGATACTTTTATACCCTCTTTCACAGATTTCCCGTGGggccgaaaataaaatttcttaatcgaagCAAAATTTACTGTCGACAGGTctctttttaatgaaaaccgcATGAAAGGAATTTCATTAAAGTCACTTCTAttagttttttacttttctacacaaattatttatattttaaatctccGAGTAAATGGCAACGTGACATCGTTCACGTGTTTCGAAACGCAACGTGGCGAGCAAGAGTCAAGGGAGCCCTCAATGTGACAGGAATGCTTCCGGGTGGCGGCAAATGTCATTGAATTTTGACTTACCAGATCTGATTGTTCGGTACATGCTCCCGTAACACACACAAATCACAGTGAACGCCGTACAATTGATTATCATTAGCGTGGATAAATAAATCGCATCCAGATTGTTCTTTGACTCCAAAGGAAGGCAGATGCTGGTTCTAGCATAGCTGCTGATGCCTCTCAGGGGCAAAAAGGCCATGAAAATGGCCTCCACCCAGCCGACGGCCATTATTTTCACTGACGTTCTCAATTTGAGACGCCTGTTTAGGTGGGCTGCCCACGTGATGGTGCACCTATGagtaaaaaatgaacaaaaatgagTTGAAATAAGAAcaacaaattcaattaaagtAGAAACCGAGAGCAAAGGTGACGGGGCTCAGGCGTATGTTTTAGCCCCGTTCTCTTTACGAAGGCGCCATGTTTATCATATAAACAAGTGCCATCCGACAAATAAAAAGTTCATAAGAAATTACCTACCAGCGCTCCAGTGTGATGACGGCCAATGTGTAGACAGACAAAACATTTCCAAATATAGTCAAAAAACCGGCAACATTGCATCCATAACCTGGAACGGGGTCCAGTAAATTAAACCACATGGTCGCTGCGCTCTTAAATTCCACATATACGGAATATCGTACGTGATGTGGGTTTTAAAAGCTTTGAAAACtgaattaaagtttaaatgacGGGAATAATTCGGGcgaaaaattttgtatgtagTCTTACCTTCTTGCCACTTGATGGCGAAATTGAAATAAGCTCCGATTGAATGAGCATCGATACCTGCTAGAAGAAGCAAATGGACGCCAATGCACAAATCAGCTACTGCGAGGTTGCACATGAGAAATTTTGACACTGACAGTCTAGGGAAAACAGAACTTGATAAAATATGATATAGACCTTTTAAGGATCATTAGAGCAATCTGCCGGCAACTTTAcctggaaaataatttccatggaaaccacGAAATTTGTCGTTATTTCAACATTGCCTCGTATATTATGTTCTTGGTCGAGTTGCCAGGACTTTATTGCCCCtaagttatttttatcttgGCGTTGGTTAACCCTAACTTCCAGTTAAAttattaacctgaactaacctgaactggGAGGTACCAATAACGATTAAAACAAACAGATTTCCTATAACAGAGGAATGGGCGATGATCCACACTGGCACTCTCAAGCCCCAATTGCCCATCAGATCTTCGCATGGGTTGAAGGCATCCGGAATCGGATTACAATGTACCTTATTGATCAGTAAACTAATGATTTAACCAGTGGAGAATTAATTTAACTACGCATAGTTACTTCTTTGAAATCCACTTTGTGCATCACATCGTCACATTGTGCCTTTACTGAAACTTGTGCTTCTGTGCCTTGCCACACCTCTCCAGTATTTTCGTCTTTTGTGTAATTCATTTCGGAATCCGCGGAAGACTGATGCCCCGAGAAACTAGAAATTACAAGTTTTATCATGAAGCCCCGAATTCGTATCCACCCGAGTGTAAAAGTGAAGGTTTTTATAAAGAACATTTCAGGTTgtgattttattcgaaaattaaGGGCGTAACACTGGGGTTGGGGAATTcttaaaaagtttgtttttgtatAATGCTCTGTTGCATCGACGGTATAGCACAGAGATATTATAAAGAAATCgacgaattttccaaaattcaaattttagtcCAGttgattttcaattctttgtaAGTAGCTCCATTGGATATTTGTAACTCCTGGAAAATAGAACGATTTTCTCgtattcaaaatgtgtaaattcagtggcgtaccatgATTCCAAGACGGCAAGaatctttttcaaaaacaggttcaacaattttttaaagtgttaaaaaataagtgaTTTTCAACAGAAGTGAGAACGCAATTGTAAATATCATGCCAGGTTCGAAAGGTTTAcgattatgttaaaaaaacgaGCACTCCATTAGACAATCCTTTTCAAAATAGAAAGCATGAAGTTTATTATCGATTGCAAGCTTTTATGAAATGCTTTAAGGGCCAGCAACCCCCATTCCAAAAATTCCTACTTCTGAAAACAACGTAGACAGTGAATACTCTCTTAGGATGAACATGAGTGCATtgactttttgtttaaatggcTTTGAAGCAATTTCCCGACGGAAATATACggtaataattattgcacTTCCCCTAGCTTTAAAGCTACTGCTAGATGCTGATGTTAAGCATCTCTATAATGGGTCAATTTCAAGGCATCAAGAGAAAGAACAAATTTCGAAACTGAGAGgggtttctttaatatctcttcatttcgattaattatggagattttgaatttttcaatacatcTAAATATGCTTGGTCAATTTCTCATATAGGAAAATATTCCAGTATTTAGAAGGGTTTTTAAAAGTGATAAACGATGCGTCTAATCGTTTGCCAAATATTGATAAAACCATAATTCAAGATATACGCCACATACGTTCTGGaaaacaaaatagaaaaagtggaaaatcGCGATTCTCTAACATACGAGAGGTTTCCCAACGGGCGGTATTTCGCCTCCGAAATAATATCATTAACAGCTTTATTTATGAGTGGGCTTATGGCCCACCATTATGCCATCTTcacaattgttattaaatttatgaagaGCTTTTCGCATATTAATGGATTCTTCAAGGAGGAATTGCGTTTCCGTAAGATTTagtattaatagaaaattgtaCTGAATAAAACCGATGACCGTAATTATACAACCGAAATGGCGCAATCAAGCAAACTATTCATGCCGCATGTTTATTCATGACGTAGCTGTAAAGTAAACTTTCCATTAGTGACGATGACAGCCCTTCACCCGGACAAATATGTCTTTGGTTAGATATTTACAATATTCCAGTTTTATTTACAGGTCACACATGAAATTAGAGACAAAATCTCTATTagatttaaatcattttgttggtcacattttattatataaattactGTGATTTACTAggatatataataaataaactgtTGGGGTGTTTTTGGGCCATCCGGCGACAAACCCAAATCTCTAGGATCTATACCGAGCTTTGGTGAATCCATTATCCCTACACGCAGTGCTCTAAACAAGTAGTTTCGAAATATATTCATCATCAgacaaaaacgaaaattcaaCTACAGAGAAATATTAAGGTCAAATGGCTGATGATTGTTAACAACAAacttctaaaatttattttttacattgaaTCATACCTTATGATGGATTTATTGTTCTTGCAGGCCTGCTGTAGGGCCTCCATCTTCTTCAGACTGCTCAAATGTCTCTCATGTTCTTCAGGATCGTGGGTCTTCGGGTATTTAAAGGCGCAGC encodes:
- the LOC136341604 gene encoding lutropin-choriogonadotropic hormone receptor-like isoform X2; this translates as MHFWSVAVCLCVVSSIIPRLSGEKSDFLNRITRQCVCETFGKMRKKFDISCHCIGADLADVPHNLTQIMNTLTIENAGLEVLKRNALSKYSETLRDLTLENLPKFHLIEAGVFHNLKQLQTLRIVYTGLQRMPNLSGLNATSVLHLVDLDHNKINKISSRDVSHVALNELTLSYNEIREVEEEAFADSQIAVIVLRGNRKLKILHRKAFRKLQNLRRLDLSDTSVTVLPTEGLHEIDILRIEDTYSMKVFPSVYNFKAITEAYLTYPYHCCAFKYPKTHDPEEHERHLSSLKKMEALQQACKNNKSIISFSGHQSSADSEMNYTKDENTGEVWQGTEAQVSVKAQCDDVMHKVDFKEVHCNPIPDAFNPCEDLMGNWGLRVPVWIIAHSSVIGNLFVLIVIGTSQFRLSVSKFLMCNLAVADLCIGVHLLLLAGIDAHSIGAYFNFAIKWQEGYGCNVAGFLTIFGNVLSVYTLAVITLERWCTITWAAHLNRRLKLRTSVKIMAVGWVEAIFMAFLPLRGISSYARTSICLPLESKNNLDAIYLSTLMIINCTAFTVICVCYGSMYRTIRSGANSGIANSVRNDQTVAKKMALLVFTDFACLSPIAFFGITALLGYPLITVTQTKILLVFVYPLNSCANPCLYAILTQQYRKDFFILMGRMGMCKEHAYSNRGAIRGKPVPYTSCGKRPNGVIRSISKSSNTNRNSLVTNVSNVNVDMPIANYGGFENGFRRVEYKDCTSL
- the LOC136341604 gene encoding follicle-stimulating hormone receptor-like isoform X1, translated to MHFWSVAVCLCVVSSIIPRLSGEKSDFLNRITRQCVCETFGKMRKKFDISCHCIGADLADVPHNLTQIMNTLTIENAGLEVLKRNALSKYSETLRDLTLENLPKFHLIEAGVFHNLKQLQTLDIYRAPRLLTIPSPVFNAYLPNFKVLRIVYTGLQRMPNLSGLNATSVLHLVDLDHNKINKISSRDVSHVALNELTLSYNEIREVEEEAFADSQIAVIVLRGNRKLKILHRKAFRKLQNLRRLDLSDTSVTVLPTEGLHEIDILRIEDTYSMKVFPSVYNFKAITEAYLTYPYHCCAFKYPKTHDPEEHERHLSSLKKMEALQQACKNNKSIISFSGHQSSADSEMNYTKDENTGEVWQGTEAQVSVKAQCDDVMHKVDFKEVHCNPIPDAFNPCEDLMGNWGLRVPVWIIAHSSVIGNLFVLIVIGTSQFRLSVSKFLMCNLAVADLCIGVHLLLLAGIDAHSIGAYFNFAIKWQEGYGCNVAGFLTIFGNVLSVYTLAVITLERWCTITWAAHLNRRLKLRTSVKIMAVGWVEAIFMAFLPLRGISSYARTSICLPLESKNNLDAIYLSTLMIINCTAFTVICVCYGSMYRTIRSGANSGIANSVRNDQTVAKKMALLVFTDFACLSPIAFFGITALLGYPLITVTQTKILLVFVYPLNSCANPCLYAILTQQYRKDFFILMGRMGMCKEHAYSNRGAIRGKPVPYTSCGKRPNGVIRSISKSSNTNRNSLVTNVSNVNVDMPIANYGGFENGFRRVEYKDCTSL